One window from the genome of Lacerta agilis isolate rLacAgi1 chromosome 16, rLacAgi1.pri, whole genome shotgun sequence encodes:
- the VANGL1 gene encoding vang-like protein 1 isoform X2, which translates to MDTESTYSGYSHYSGHSKKAQRQGRDRHKSPRSKDGSRSEKSVTIQAPTAEPLLGNDSSRAEEAQDDNWGETTTAITGTSEHSMSQEDISRISKDLEDSVGVECKRYFLLTLAAVLGLLVFLTPIAFILLPQILRRTELEPCGTACEGLFISVAFKLLILLIGTWALFFRQPKADLPRVFVFRTLILVLIFLLVFSYWLFYGVRILESKDINYQGIVQFAVSLVDALLFVHYLAIVVLELRQLQPMFTVKVVRSTDGESRYYSLGHLSIQRAALVVLENYYKDFSVYNPLLLTASKARAEKHMAGLKVYNVDGPDNSASGQSRAMIAAAAHRRDSSHNELYYEEADHERRVRKRRARLVVAVEEAFTHIKRLQTEEQPKAPGEVMDPREAAQAIFPSMARVLQKYLRTTRQQHYHTMESILQHLAFCIANNMTPKAFLERYLSPGPTLQYNKDRWVSKHWTLISEEAVTKGLRDGIVFVLKCLDFSLVVNVKKIPFIKLSEEFVDPKCHKFALRLQSETSV; encoded by the exons ATGGATACTGAGTCAACCTACTCTGGATATTCCCACTATTCAGGTCACTCCAAAAAGGCCCAAAGACAAGG TCGGGACAGGCACAAATCACCACGAAGTAAAGATGGAAGCCGATCAGAGAAATCTGTTACCATTCAAGCGCCAACAGCAGAGCCGTTGCTGGGGAATGATTCTTCTCGGGCAGAAGAAGCTCAG GATGACAACTGGGGTGAGACCACAACAGCCATCACAGGTACCTCTGAACATAGCATGTCCCAGGAGGACATTTCCAGGATCAGCAAGGACTTGGAGGACAGCGTTGGCGTCGAGTGCAAGCGCTATTTTCTCTTGACGTTGGCTGCTGTCCTGGGACTCCTCGTCTTCCTCACCCCTATTGCCTTTATTCTGCTCCCGCAGATCCTGCGGAGGACTGAGTTAGAGCCATGTGGCACGGCTTGTGAGGGACTCTTCATCTCTGTGGCTTTCAAACTCCTCATCCTCTTGATTGGCACCTGGGCTCTCTTCTTCCGCCAGCCCAAGGCTGACCTCCCCAGGGTGTTTGTGTTTCGCACCCTCATTTTGGTCCTCATATTTCTGCTGGTGTTTTCTTACTGGCTCTTTTATGGCGTCCGCATTTTGGAATCCAAGGACATCAATTACCAGGGGATTGTACAGTTTGCTGTGTCGCTGGTGGACGCTCTTCTTTTTGTCCACTATCTCGCCATTGTGGTGCTGGAACTGAGGCAGCTGCAACCAATGTTCACGGTCAAGGTGGTTCGATCGACAGACGGAGAATCACGCTATTATAGCCTGGGACACTTGAG TATCCAGCGTGCTGCTTTAGTCGTTCTGGAAAATTACTACAAAGACTTTTCTGTCTACAACCCACTGTTGTTAACAGCTTCCAAAGCACGTGCAGAGAAGCACATGGCAGGTCTGAAGGTCTACAATGTCGATG GGCCAGATAACAGTGCTTCTGGGCAGTCCAGGGCCATGATTGCCGCTGCAGCTCACCGTAGAGACTCCAGTCACAATGAGCTCTATTACGAAGAAGCAGACCACGAGCGGAGGGTCCGAAAACGTCGAGCAAG GCTTGTGGTAGCAGTTGAAGAAGCTTTCACCCACATTAAGCGCCTTCAGACAGAGGAGCAGCCGAAAGCCCCAGGGGAAGTGATGGATCCCCGCGAGGCAGCTCAAGCCATCTTCCCATCCATGGCAAGAGTGCTGCAGAAGTACCTCCGCACTACAAGGCAGCAGCACTACCATACCATGGAGAGCATCCTGCAACATCTGGCCTTCTGCATTGCCAACAACATGACACCAAAG GCTTTTCTGGAACGTTACCTCAGCCCAGGCCCAACCCTGCAGTACAACAAAGATCGTTGGGTCTCCAAACATTGGACGCTGATTAGTGAGGAAGCTGTTACAAAAGGATTAAGAGATGGTATTGTGTTCGTCCTCAAGTGCTTGGACTTCAGCCTTGTTGTTAATGTGAAGAAAATTCCATTTATCAAACTCTCAGAGGAGTTTGTAGATCCCAAATGTCATAAGTTTGCCCTTCGCTTGCAGTCTGAAACATCAGTCTAG
- the VANGL1 gene encoding vang-like protein 1 isoform X1 has protein sequence MDTESTYSGYSHYSGHSKKAQRQGSRDRHKSPRSKDGSRSEKSVTIQAPTAEPLLGNDSSRAEEAQDDNWGETTTAITGTSEHSMSQEDISRISKDLEDSVGVECKRYFLLTLAAVLGLLVFLTPIAFILLPQILRRTELEPCGTACEGLFISVAFKLLILLIGTWALFFRQPKADLPRVFVFRTLILVLIFLLVFSYWLFYGVRILESKDINYQGIVQFAVSLVDALLFVHYLAIVVLELRQLQPMFTVKVVRSTDGESRYYSLGHLSIQRAALVVLENYYKDFSVYNPLLLTASKARAEKHMAGLKVYNVDGPDNSASGQSRAMIAAAAHRRDSSHNELYYEEADHERRVRKRRARLVVAVEEAFTHIKRLQTEEQPKAPGEVMDPREAAQAIFPSMARVLQKYLRTTRQQHYHTMESILQHLAFCIANNMTPKAFLERYLSPGPTLQYNKDRWVSKHWTLISEEAVTKGLRDGIVFVLKCLDFSLVVNVKKIPFIKLSEEFVDPKCHKFALRLQSETSV, from the exons ATGGATACTGAGTCAACCTACTCTGGATATTCCCACTATTCAGGTCACTCCAAAAAGGCCCAAAGACAAGG aaGTCGGGACAGGCACAAATCACCACGAAGTAAAGATGGAAGCCGATCAGAGAAATCTGTTACCATTCAAGCGCCAACAGCAGAGCCGTTGCTGGGGAATGATTCTTCTCGGGCAGAAGAAGCTCAG GATGACAACTGGGGTGAGACCACAACAGCCATCACAGGTACCTCTGAACATAGCATGTCCCAGGAGGACATTTCCAGGATCAGCAAGGACTTGGAGGACAGCGTTGGCGTCGAGTGCAAGCGCTATTTTCTCTTGACGTTGGCTGCTGTCCTGGGACTCCTCGTCTTCCTCACCCCTATTGCCTTTATTCTGCTCCCGCAGATCCTGCGGAGGACTGAGTTAGAGCCATGTGGCACGGCTTGTGAGGGACTCTTCATCTCTGTGGCTTTCAAACTCCTCATCCTCTTGATTGGCACCTGGGCTCTCTTCTTCCGCCAGCCCAAGGCTGACCTCCCCAGGGTGTTTGTGTTTCGCACCCTCATTTTGGTCCTCATATTTCTGCTGGTGTTTTCTTACTGGCTCTTTTATGGCGTCCGCATTTTGGAATCCAAGGACATCAATTACCAGGGGATTGTACAGTTTGCTGTGTCGCTGGTGGACGCTCTTCTTTTTGTCCACTATCTCGCCATTGTGGTGCTGGAACTGAGGCAGCTGCAACCAATGTTCACGGTCAAGGTGGTTCGATCGACAGACGGAGAATCACGCTATTATAGCCTGGGACACTTGAG TATCCAGCGTGCTGCTTTAGTCGTTCTGGAAAATTACTACAAAGACTTTTCTGTCTACAACCCACTGTTGTTAACAGCTTCCAAAGCACGTGCAGAGAAGCACATGGCAGGTCTGAAGGTCTACAATGTCGATG GGCCAGATAACAGTGCTTCTGGGCAGTCCAGGGCCATGATTGCCGCTGCAGCTCACCGTAGAGACTCCAGTCACAATGAGCTCTATTACGAAGAAGCAGACCACGAGCGGAGGGTCCGAAAACGTCGAGCAAG GCTTGTGGTAGCAGTTGAAGAAGCTTTCACCCACATTAAGCGCCTTCAGACAGAGGAGCAGCCGAAAGCCCCAGGGGAAGTGATGGATCCCCGCGAGGCAGCTCAAGCCATCTTCCCATCCATGGCAAGAGTGCTGCAGAAGTACCTCCGCACTACAAGGCAGCAGCACTACCATACCATGGAGAGCATCCTGCAACATCTGGCCTTCTGCATTGCCAACAACATGACACCAAAG GCTTTTCTGGAACGTTACCTCAGCCCAGGCCCAACCCTGCAGTACAACAAAGATCGTTGGGTCTCCAAACATTGGACGCTGATTAGTGAGGAAGCTGTTACAAAAGGATTAAGAGATGGTATTGTGTTCGTCCTCAAGTGCTTGGACTTCAGCCTTGTTGTTAATGTGAAGAAAATTCCATTTATCAAACTCTCAGAGGAGTTTGTAGATCCCAAATGTCATAAGTTTGCCCTTCGCTTGCAGTCTGAAACATCAGTCTAG